The following are encoded in a window of Rosa chinensis cultivar Old Blush chromosome 4, RchiOBHm-V2, whole genome shotgun sequence genomic DNA:
- the LOC112199870 gene encoding pentatricopeptide repeat-containing protein At1g22960, mitochondrial codes for MTLCARASKAFKVRLPPLPLSSSFHSPSLPATSPLSDTHYRDLIFSTIRTTPSAFRTRDWSSHRFRPVISDPDLFVRVLAQIRARPTVALRFFRWAEAQPEVKRSEFVFCVILEILAHHNMMRSAYWVMERVISVDMHHGIVDVLIDEYVFAKVSIKLLDLLLWVCANKLLVEQCLSIFDKMITNGLLPHVNNCNRLLRMLRDRNLASRAQEVYRRMGEAGIKPTIVTYNTMLDSFCKQGEVQQALHLVSEMQKVECFPNDVTYNVLINGLSKKGKLEQAEGLLQDMLKSGLRASAYTYNPLICGYCKRGLLAEALNLGEEMAARGAAPTVATYNSIMYGLCKWGRVTEARDWFTNMLKKRLSPDIVSYNTLIYGYCRLGDIWNAFLLFDELRRRALTPTVITYNTLMDGLCRLGEFEVAQQLKKEMVNQGIFPDVFTYTILVNGYCKAGNLSKARELFDEMLHNGLEPDRFAYNTRMVGELDLGDPSKAFNMQEEMLAKGLPPDLFTYNVFVDGVCKLGNLSEAYNMLQKMVHDGLVPDHVTYTSIIHAYLVSGRLRKAREVYDEMLSKDVHPSVVTYTVLIHAHASKGRLELAYMYFSEMQEKRVLPNVVTYNALINGLCKVMRMDQAYEFFTHMEEKGILPNKYTYTILINENCNIGNWKEALRLYKQMLDREIEPDFCTHSALFKQLDRDYKLHAVHCLESLILATEESS; via the coding sequence ATGACCCTCTGCGCCAGAGCTTCTAAAGCTTTCAAGGTACGCCTCCCTCCTCTAcccctctcctcctccttccaCTCCCCTTCCCTCCCCGCCACGTCACCTCTCTCCGACACCCACTACCGCGACCTCATCTTCTCCACCATCCGAACAACCCCCTCAGCTTTCCGCACCCGCGACTGGTCCTCCCACCGCTTCCGCCCCGTGATTTCCGACCCGGACCTCTTCGTCCGCGTCCTCGCCCAGATTCGGGCCAGGCCCACCGTCGCCCTCCGCTTCTTCCGATGGGCCGAGGCCCAGCCGGAGGTTAAGCGGTCCGAGTTTGTCTTCTGTGTCATTCTCGAGATTCTGGCCCACCACAACATGATGAGGTCTGCGTATTGGGTGATGGAGAGAGTGATTAGTGTAGACATGCATCATGGCATTGTGGATGTTTTGATTGATGAGTATGTTTTCGCAAAGGTCTCCATCAAGCTGCTTGATCTCTTGTTGTGGGTGTGCGCCAACAAGTTGTTGGTGGAGCAATGCCTGTCCATTTTCGATAAGATGATAACCAATGGGTTGTTGCCCCATGTGAATAACTGTAATAGGCTTCTTAGGATGCTTAGGGATAGGAACCTTGCCAGTAGAGCTCAAGAGGTTTATAGGAGGATGGGTGAGGCCGGCATCAAGCCCACCATTGTTACTTACAATACCATGCTGGATTCGTTTTGCAAGCAAGGGGAAGTGCAGCAGGCGCTTCACCTTGTCTCGGAGATGCAGAAGGTGGAGTGCTTCCCCAATGACGTGACCTACAATGTGTTGATCAATGGCTTGTCGAAGAAAGGGAAACTGGAGCAGGCCGAGGGGCTGTTGCAAGATATGTTGAAGTCGGGATTGAGGGCTTCAGCGTACACGTATAACCCTTTGATTTGTGGGTATTGCAAGAGGGGACTGCTTGCGGAGGCATTGAATCTCGGGGAAGAGATGGCGGCAAGAGGAGCCGCTCCTACTGTGGCTACTTATAACTCGATAATGTATGGCCTCTGCAAGTGGGGCAGAGTTACTGAGGCCAGGGACTGGTTTACTAATATGTTAAAGAAACGATTGTCGCCTGATATAGTTTCATACAACACTCTTATATATGGGTATTGTAGGTTAGGGGACATATGGAATGCTTTTCTACTGTTTGATGAGTTGAGACGGAGGGCTCTCACTCCTACTGTCATTACTTATAATACACTCATGGATGGTCTATGCAGATTGGGGGAGTTCGAGGTTGCTCAGCAGCTTAAAAAAGAAATGGTCAATCAAGGAATTTTCCCTGATGTTTTTACATATACTATTCTTGTAAATGGATATTGCAAGGCAGGAAATTTATCAAAGGCCAGGGAGTTATTTGATGAGATGTTGCATAACGGACTGGAGCCGGATCGCTTTGCATACAATACTCGAATGGTGGGGGAATTGGATCTTGGTGACCCATCCAAGGCATTTAATATGCAAGAAGAAATGCTAGCAAAGGGTTTGCCTCCTGATTTGTTCACATATAATGTTTTTGTGGATGGAGTATGTAAATTGGGCAACTTGAGTGAAGCATATAACATGTTGCAGAAAATGGTACATGATGGTCTCGTGCCAGATCATGTAACATACACTAGCATCATTCATGCTTACCTGGTAAGTGGCCGCCTCAGGAAGGCTAGAGAGGTATATGATGAGATGCTGAGCAAAGACGTGCATCCCTCAGTTGTAACTTACACAGTACTGATTCATGCTCATGCATCTAAGGGGAGACTGGAACTAGCATATATGTACTTCTCAGAGATGCAAGAGAAGCGTGTTCTGCCAAATGTTGTTACCTACAATGCTCTGATTAATGGTCTTTGTAAAGTTATGAGAATGGACCAGGCTTATGAGTTCTTTACTCATATGGAGGAAAAGGGTATACTTCCAAATAAGTATACATACACTATTCTAATAAATGAGAACTGCAACATCGGCAATTGGAAGGAGGCTTTGAGATTGTACAAACAGATGCTTGACAGAGAGATTGAGCCTGACTTTTGTACGCACAGTGCACTTTTTAAGCAACTAGACAGAGACTATAAACTGCATGCGGTTCATTGCCTTGAGAGTTTAATTCTTGCCACAGAAGAATCTAGCTAG
- the LOC112197467 gene encoding palmitoyl-acyl carrier protein thioesterase, chloroplastic — translation MATFSTLAYFPITIRFSWNRASYDPNKKSLSYIKINGTSAKSTTKLDMASALTSVAYISEQQVRQNIPTTKQFVDHYRQGMIIEGGVGYRQRVVIRSYEVGPDKTVTLESILNLLQETALNHVWMSGLLSDGFGATHGMMKHDLIWVVSRMQVEVDHYPIWGEVLEIDTWVGASGKNGMRRDWLIRSEATGHVFASATSTWVMMNRTTRRLSKMPEEVRAEIAPWFIEKQAITEDVLEKIVKLDNKAKYMNKDLKPKRSDLDMNQHVNNVKYVRWMLETIPDQILEAHQLTSIILEYRRECGSSDIVQSLCQPDEDGILKDGLKQDKETSLVNGFSLAAEILEGNGFLASFGNQKLRYTHLLKIDGESQNDEIVRGRTTWKKKSFSP, via the exons ATGGCCACCTTCTCAACTCTAGCCTACTTCCCCATTACAATTAGGTTCTCCTGGAATAGGGCCAGTTATGATCCGAACAAGAAGAGCCTGAGCTACATCAAGATTAATGGTACTTCAGCAAAGTCCACAACCAAGCTTGACATGGCAAGCGCTTTAACCTCAGTTGCTTATATTAGTGAACAGCAAGTTCGACAGAATATTCCGACAACCAAGCAGTTTGTTGATCATTATCGCCAAGGGATGATCATCGAAGGTGGTGTAGGGTACAGACAGAGGGTGGTTATTAGGTCTTATGAAGTCGGTCCTGATAAAACTGTAACATTGGAGAGCATCCTTAATCTTCTGCAG GAAACAGCATTGAATCATGTGTGGATGTCAGGACTCCTCAGTGATGGGTTTGGAGCAACTCATGGAATGATGAAGCATGATCTCATATGGGTTGTGTCAAGAATGCAAGTTGAAGTTGATCACTATCCAATCTG GGGAGAAGTATTGGAAATTGACACTTGGGTTGGGGCATCAGGGAAGAATGGTATGCGTCGAGACTGGTTAATCCGAAGTGAAGCCACAGGTCATGTTTTTGCTAGTGCAACCAG CACCTGGGTGATGATGAACCGAACAACAAGACGCCTCTCAAAAATGCCAGAAGAAGTGAGAGCTGAGATTGCACCTTGGTTTATAGAGAAGCAAGCAATCACAGAAGATGTCCTTGAGAAAATTGTCAAATTGGACAACAAAGCTAAGTACATGAACAAGGACTTGAAG CCCAAGAGAAGCGACTTGGACATGAACCAGCATGTCAACAATGTCAAATATGTGAGGTGGATGCTTGAG ACCATCCCTGACCAAATTTTAGAGGCTCATCAACTGACAAGCATCATCCTAGAATATAGAAGGGAGTGTGGGAGCTCAGATATAGTTCAATCACTGTGCCAACCCGATGAAGATGGCATTCTCAAAGATGGACTGAAACAAGATAAAGAAACCAGTCTCGTAAATGGGTTTTCCTTGGCAGCTGAGATTCTGGAGGGTAATGGATTCCTCgcatcctttggcaaccaaaaATTACGGTATACACATCTCCTTAAAATTGATGGGGAGTCCCAAAATGACGAGATTGTTAGAGGAAGAACTACATGGAAGAAGAAGTCCTTTTCGCCATAG
- the LOC112197466 gene encoding CDP-diacylglycerol--serine O-phosphatidyltransferase 1: MEPNGHRRTRRKDGYIQENGDTSQSNVGEELDPWTAWAYKPRTISMLLIGACFLIWVSGALDPESSASGDLVASVKRGVWAMIAVFLAYCLLQAPSTVLIRPHPAIWRLVHGMAVVYLVALTFVLFQKRDDARQFMKFLHPDLGVELPERSYGADCRIYLPDNPKSRFKNVYETLFDEFVVAHIIGWWGKAILIRNQPLLWVLSIGFELMELTFRHMLPNFNECWWDSIILDILICNWFGIWAGMHTVRYFDGKTYKWVGLSRQPNIIGKVKRTLGQFTPAQWDKDEWHPLLGPWRFVQVITLCIVFMTVELNTFFLKFCLWIPPRNPVIVYRLILWWLIAIPTIREYNSYLQDRKPVKKVGAFCWLSVAICIVELLICIKFGHGLYPKPMPLWLVVFWMSVGAALVIFLIVWSWQLHRTLGRKRR, from the exons ATGGAGCCTAATGGCCATAGGAGAACGAGGAGGAAGGATGGTTATATTCAAGAAAATGGTGACACGAGTCAGTCAAATGTAGGCGAAGAACTGGATCCATGGACTGCATGGGCATACAAGCCTCGCACCATTTCAATGTTACTTATTGGTGCATGTTTTCTTAT TTGGGTAAGTGGAGCCTTAGATCCCGAAAGCAGTGCATCTGGAGACCTTGTTGCATCTGTAAAAAG GGGTGTATGGGCGATGATAGCAGTTTTTCTTGCTTATTGCTTGCTCCAAGCCCCATCTAC GGTTCTTATCAGACCGCATCCTGCAATTTGGCGGTTAGTTCACGGAATGGCTGTTGTTTACCTAGTTGCTCTTACATTTGTACTTTTTcag AAGCGTGATGATGCTCGGCAGTTCATGAAGTTTCTGCATCCTGATCTTGGTGTTg AACTCCCAGAAAGATCTTATGGTGCTGATTGTCGTATATATTTGCCTGATAATCCTAAAAGCAGGTTTAAGAATGTTTAT GAAACACTTTTTGATGAATTTGTTGTCGCTCATATAATTGGGTGGTGGGGAAAAGCTATATTGATCCGTAATCAGCCCCTTTTGTGGGTGCTTTCAATTGGATTTGAGTTGATGGAG CTTACCTTCCGTCATATGTTACCAAATTTCAATGAATGCTGGTGGGATAGTATTATTCTTGACATTTTGATCTGCAACTGGTTTG GTATCTGGGCAGGAATGCATACTGTTAGGTACTTTGATGGAAAAACATACAAGTGGGTCGGTCTAAGTCGTCAGCCCAATATTATTGGAAAA GTGAAACGAACTCTGGGACAATTTACACCAGCTCAGTGGGACAAAGATGAGTGGCATCCATTACTTGGTCCATGGCGTTTCGTTCAAGTCATCACTCTTTGCATAGTATTCATGACTGTAGAGCTTAATACATTCTTTTTAAAGTTCTGTCTATGGATTCCTCCCCGCAACCCTGTGATCGTATATAGGTTGATCTTGTGGTGGCTAATTGCAATTCCAACAATTCGTGAGTACAATTCATACCTTCAAGAccg GAAACCAGTGAAGAAGGTTGGAGCATTTTGTTGGCTTTCTGTTGCTATTTGCATTGTTGAACTTCTCATTTGCATCAAGTTTGGACATG GATTATATCCGAAACCAATGCCATTATGGCTGGTAGTGTTTTGGATGTCTGTTGGGGCGGCACTTGTAATATTTTTGATTGTTTGGTCTTGGCAATTGCATCGAACTCTAGGGAGAAAGAGGCGATGA